A genomic window from Helicobacter pylori includes:
- a CDS encoding NADH-quinone oxidoreductase subunit G: MITMNINGKIIECQEGQSVLEAARSAGIYIPTICYLSGCSPTVACKMCMVEMDGKRVYSCNTKAKNNAVILTNTPTLMDERKSIMQTYDVNHPLECGVCDKSGECELQDMTHLTGVEHQPYAVADDFKALDSWAKALYDPNLCIMCERCVTTCKDNVGENNLKATKADLHAPDKFKDSMSKDAFSVWSRKQKGIISFVGSVPCYDCGECIAVCPVGALSYKDFAYTANAWELKKIHSTCSHCSAGCLISYDVRHFDTLGEESKIFRVLNDFYHNPICGAGRFAFDVSSSPKGSANLKEAQNALKECDAVRIGGDITNEEAFLIERLRKELNFKIYNKDLYPFQQFLKILGEIKRPSIEEIKTSNLVITIGSSIKTENPLVRYAINNALKLNKASLIAMHPIKDIALANLCRSSFCITHEVGAEEILLGMLLKMLNIESAALKSLEDSKQDIVDEAALKALEEERKKALEQANQGCSLEENKAENEETATEDKAENKEEDQVKTAAPKEENKAENAESKEENKTENTEKLPTKTTYLLLEEAGINLETYEKILALLQKSNNTLLIVGEEIYRHQQARNIAKMLRLLAQKSAVKLILIPPSANALGIVSLCELNEEIFEHEKIVGIRAQGDFTINSDEKVFGKDAVSAVDFILPSLNQLEGTITNIEGRVLPLKPALRFEGYDLSDIMQGFGFVEENLIECTHKLPKEAGFKAIEFDRLTNYFTNDRANHRGYELETSHFEKSAKECEETECEPIKPLKEKIAFNAYLKYPETQFNSATHKSENLQLKTGIYVSKAFLKKLNKEVGQHITLIKEEEELAGILYLDESLDQEVFVISPSLLGNGSNFFKESVFDSVDLKEQA, translated from the coding sequence ATGATCACAATGAATATCAATGGCAAAATAATTGAATGCCAAGAGGGACAAAGCGTTTTAGAAGCCGCTAGGAGTGCCGGGATTTACATCCCTACCATTTGTTATTTGAGCGGTTGCTCGCCCACGGTCGCATGCAAAATGTGCATGGTTGAAATGGATGGCAAACGCGTTTATAGTTGCAACACAAAAGCCAAAAACAACGCCGTCATCCTTACGAACACCCCCACGCTCATGGACGAAAGGAAAAGCATCATGCAAACCTATGATGTCAACCACCCCCTAGAATGCGGCGTGTGCGATAAGAGTGGGGAATGCGAATTGCAAGACATGACGCATTTAACCGGCGTAGAACACCAACCCTATGCAGTGGCTGATGATTTTAAAGCCCTAGATTCATGGGCAAAGGCCTTGTATGACCCTAATTTGTGCATCATGTGTGAAAGGTGTGTAACCACTTGCAAGGACAATGTGGGGGAAAACAACCTGAAAGCCACCAAAGCCGACTTGCACGCTCCGGATAAATTCAAAGACAGCATGTCTAAAGACGCTTTTAGCGTGTGGAGCCGTAAGCAAAAAGGCATTATTTCTTTTGTGGGCAGTGTGCCTTGTTATGATTGTGGGGAATGCATTGCGGTATGCCCTGTGGGCGCTTTGAGTTACAAAGATTTCGCTTACACGGCTAATGCATGGGAACTAAAAAAGATCCATTCTACATGCTCGCATTGTTCAGCTGGGTGTTTGATTTCTTATGATGTGCGCCATTTTGACACTCTAGGCGAAGAATCTAAGATTTTTAGGGTGCTTAATGATTTTTACCATAACCCTATTTGTGGGGCAGGCCGTTTCGCTTTTGATGTGAGCTCTAGCCCTAAAGGCAGCGCTAATCTTAAAGAAGCCCAAAACGCTCTCAAGGAATGCGATGCAGTGCGAATAGGAGGAGATATTACTAATGAAGAGGCGTTTTTAATAGAGCGTTTGAGGAAAGAATTGAATTTTAAAATCTATAATAAAGATTTATACCCTTTCCAACAATTTTTAAAGATATTGGGCGAAATTAAACGCCCTAGCATTGAAGAAATTAAAACTTCTAATTTAGTCATCACAATAGGCTCTTCTATCAAAACAGAAAACCCGCTCGTGCGCTATGCCATCAATAACGCCCTCAAACTCAATAAAGCTTCTTTAATCGCTATGCACCCTATCAAGGATATCGCTTTAGCGAATTTGTGCCGAAGCTCTTTTTGTATCACCCATGAAGTGGGGGCTGAAGAAATCCTTTTGGGCATGCTTTTAAAGATGCTTAACATTGAAAGCGCGGCTCTAAAAAGTTTAGAAGATTCCAAGCAAGATATTGTGGATGAAGCGGCTCTTAAAGCTTTAGAAGAAGAACGAAAAAAAGCTTTAGAACAAGCCAATCAAGGGTGCAGTCTTGAAGAAAATAAGGCAGAAAATGAAGAAACAGCCACTGAAGACAAAGCAGAAAACAAAGAAGAGGATCAAGTAAAAACAGCCGCTCCAAAAGAAGAAAATAAAGCAGAGAATGCAGAAAGCAAAGAAGAAAACAAAACAGAAAATACAGAAAAACTCCCTACCAAAACCACTTACTTGCTGCTTGAAGAAGCAGGCATTAATTTAGAAACTTATGAAAAAATCCTAGCTCTTTTGCAAAAATCAAACAACACCTTGTTGATTGTAGGCGAAGAAATTTATCGCCACCAACAAGCCCGCAATATCGCTAAAATGTTGCGTTTATTAGCCCAAAAAAGTGCGGTTAAGCTTATTCTTATCCCCCCAAGCGCAAACGCTTTAGGCATCGTTTCGCTTTGTGAATTGAATGAAGAAATTTTTGAACATGAAAAAATCGTAGGCATTCGCGCTCAAGGGGATTTCACCATCAATAGCGATGAAAAGGTTTTTGGAAAAGACGCTGTGAGTGCAGTGGATTTCATTCTGCCCAGTCTCAACCAGCTAGAAGGCACGATCACTAATATTGAAGGGCGTGTGTTGCCCTTAAAACCGGCTTTAAGATTTGAAGGCTATGACTTGAGCGATATTATGCAAGGCTTTGGCTTTGTGGAAGAAAATCTCATAGAATGCACCCACAAACTCCCCAAAGAAGCGGGTTTTAAAGCCATAGAGTTTGATCGTTTAACCAACTATTTCACTAACGACAGGGCCAATCACAGGGGCTATGAGCTAGAAACAAGCCATTTTGAAAAGAGCGCTAAAGAATGCGAAGAAACAGAATGCGAGCCGATCAAACCTTTAAAAGAAAAGATCGCTTTCAATGCGTATTTAAAATACCCAGAAACGCAATTCAATAGCGCTACCCATAAAAGCGAGAATTTGCAATTAAAAACCGGTATTTATGTGTCTAAAGCTTTCTTAAAAAAATTGAATAAAGAAGTGGGGCAACATATCACTTTAATTAAAGAAGAAGAGGAATTGGCGGGCATTTTGTATCTTGATGAAAGTTTGGATCAAGAGGTGTTTGTCATTTCGCCCTCTCTTTTAGGCAATGGTTCTAACTTTTTTAAAGAGAGCGTGTTTGATAGCGTGGATCTAAAGGAGCAAGCATGA
- the nuoH gene encoding NADH-quinone oxidoreductase subunit NuoH → MSAYIIETLIKILILVAVFSALGGFATYIERKVLAYFQRRLGPSYVGPFGLLQVAADGIKLFTKEDIIPQGANKLIFTLAPIIAMVSAFVSMAPIPFFPNFTLFGYEIKPLISDINIGFLFFLAVGAAGIYAPILAGLASNNKYSLIGSARATIQLLSFEVVSTLTILAPLMVVGSLSLVEINNYQSGGFLDWLVFKQPLAFILFLIASYAELNRTPFDLLEHEAEIVAGYCTEYSGLKWGMFFLAEYAHLFAFSFVISIVFFGGFNAWGFIPGGIAILIKAGFFVFLSMWVRATYPHVRPDQLMNMCWKIMLPLALLNIVLTGVIILI, encoded by the coding sequence ATGAGCGCTTATATCATTGAAACTTTGATTAAAATTTTGATTTTAGTCGCTGTTTTTTCGGCTTTAGGGGGTTTTGCCACCTATATTGAAAGGAAAGTGTTAGCCTATTTCCAACGCCGTTTAGGGCCTTCTTATGTGGGGCCTTTTGGGCTTTTGCAAGTCGCAGCAGATGGCATTAAGCTTTTCACTAAAGAAGACATTATCCCCCAAGGTGCAAATAAATTGATTTTCACGCTAGCACCCATTATTGCGATGGTGAGCGCGTTTGTATCCATGGCGCCTATCCCCTTTTTTCCCAATTTCACTCTGTTTGGCTATGAGATCAAGCCCCTTATTTCTGACATTAACATTGGCTTTTTGTTTTTCTTAGCCGTGGGTGCAGCAGGGATTTATGCGCCCATTTTAGCCGGGCTTGCTTCTAATAATAAATACTCTTTAATTGGCTCTGCAAGAGCGACGATCCAACTGCTCAGCTTTGAAGTGGTAAGCACCTTAACCATTCTAGCCCCTTTAATGGTGGTGGGATCGCTTTCTTTAGTAGAGATCAACAATTACCAAAGCGGCGGGTTTTTAGACTGGCTTGTTTTCAAGCAACCTTTAGCGTTTATTTTGTTTTTGATCGCAAGCTATGCCGAATTGAATCGGACGCCCTTTGACTTATTAGAGCATGAAGCCGAGATCGTGGCCGGGTATTGCACCGAATACAGCGGCTTGAAATGGGGCATGTTCTTTTTAGCGGAATACGCGCATTTATTCGCTTTTTCTTTTGTGATTTCTATCGTGTTTTTTGGCGGGTTTAACGCATGGGGATTTATCCCTGGAGGCATAGCGATTTTGATTAAAGCGGGCTTTTTTGTCTTTTTGTCCATGTGGGTTAGAGCAACTTACCCGCATGTGCGCCCAGACCAATTGATGAACATGTGCTGGAAAATCATGCTGCCTTTAGCGCTATTGAATATCGTGCTAACAGGCGTTATCATTTTAATTTAA
- the nuoK gene encoding NADH-quinone oxidoreductase subunit NuoK has product MIGLNHYLIVSGLLFCIGLAGMLKRKNILLLFFSTEIMLNAINIGFVAISKYMHNLDGQMFALFIIAIAASEVAIGLGLVILWFKKFKSLDIDSLNAMKG; this is encoded by the coding sequence ATGATAGGGTTAAACCACTATTTAATTGTTTCAGGGTTGCTCTTTTGCATCGGTTTAGCGGGCATGCTGAAGCGCAAAAACATTCTCTTGCTCTTTTTTTCTACAGAAATCATGCTCAATGCGATCAATATCGGTTTTGTAGCGATTTCTAAATACATGCACAATTTGGACGGGCAGATGTTTGCGCTCTTTATTATCGCTATTGCCGCTAGTGAGGTGGCTATTGGTTTGGGCTTGGTGATTTTATGGTTTAAGAAATTCAAAAGCCTAGATATTGATTCTTTAAACGCTATGAAAGGTTAA
- the nuoN gene encoding NADH-quinone oxidoreductase subunit NuoN, which yields MLIDSLHISFDSFSFESILPMLVLVCGGIFTLLINAFTSRFSRNLNVFLCMLFLVLDFLVVLGLEQQENAFFGFLSLDALSLVSQSIVLISAFLLIFLALSKERFNEFQTAEFYSLYLFIIAGFQFMVSSNHLLLILIGLETASLPLCVLMALSDKRYGLEAGIKYFTMGAMASAFFAMGAMAFYLLTGSLNLEVITLYLHTEGITNPMLFAMGAIFLIGAIGFKVSLVPFHTWMPDVYEGNNPVFASYISIVPKIAGFVVATRLFGAFIDTRIAWVENIFYVLILMTITIPNLIALWQEDVKRMLAYSSISHSGFALACVFIHTQDSQQAMFVYWFMFAFTYIGAFGLLWLLKSREKTWDERYDHPYSKFNGLIKTHPLVAILGAVFVFGLAGIPPFSVFWGKFLAVESALESNHILLAVVMLANSAVAAFYYFRWLVAMFFNKPLQTQGYAQNDIYTQNATMPIYAVIIAMALACLFSVFMMRGLLEFVV from the coding sequence ATGTTAATAGATAGTCTCCATATCTCTTTTGATAGTTTTAGTTTTGAGAGCATTTTACCCATGCTGGTGTTGGTGTGTGGGGGGATTTTCACGCTCTTAATCAACGCTTTCACTTCTAGGTTTTCACGCAATTTGAATGTGTTTTTATGCATGCTCTTTTTGGTGTTGGATTTTTTAGTGGTTTTAGGGTTAGAACAGCAAGAAAACGCCTTTTTTGGGTTTTTGAGCCTAGATGCACTCTCGCTCGTTTCTCAAAGCATTGTTTTGATTTCAGCCTTTTTGCTCATTTTTTTAGCCCTTTCAAAAGAACGCTTCAACGAATTTCAAACCGCTGAATTTTATTCTCTCTATTTGTTTATTATCGCTGGTTTTCAATTCATGGTTTCAAGCAACCATTTATTATTGATCCTTATTGGGTTAGAGACAGCGTCCTTGCCTCTTTGTGTGTTAATGGCGTTGAGCGATAAACGCTACGGCTTAGAAGCAGGGATCAAGTATTTCACCATGGGGGCGATGGCGAGCGCGTTTTTTGCTATGGGGGCGATGGCTTTTTATTTGCTTACAGGGAGCTTGAATCTTGAAGTCATCACCCTATACTTGCACACAGAAGGCATCACAAACCCCATGCTCTTTGCAATGGGTGCTATCTTTTTGATTGGAGCGATCGGCTTTAAGGTCTCTTTAGTGCCTTTCCATACCTGGATGCCTGATGTGTATGAGGGCAATAACCCGGTCTTTGCAAGCTATATTTCCATCGTGCCTAAAATCGCTGGCTTTGTGGTAGCGACTCGCCTTTTTGGAGCGTTTATAGACACTCGTATCGCTTGGGTAGAAAACATCTTTTATGTTTTGATCCTTATGACTATCACCATTCCTAATTTGATCGCTTTATGGCAAGAAGATGTCAAAAGAATGCTCGCTTATAGCTCCATTTCGCATTCTGGGTTTGCTTTAGCGTGCGTGTTTATCCACACTCAAGATAGCCAACAAGCGATGTTTGTTTATTGGTTCATGTTTGCATTCACTTACATTGGGGCTTTTGGCCTTTTATGGCTTTTGAAAAGTCGTGAAAAAACATGGGATGAACGCTACGATCACCCCTATTCTAAATTCAACGGCCTTATTAAAACCCACCCCTTAGTGGCCATTTTAGGCGCTGTTTTTGTTTTTGGGCTTGCAGGAATCCCGCCTTTTAGCGTGTTTTGGGGGAAATTTTTAGCCGTTGAAAGCGCGCTAGAGAGCAATCATATTCTTTTAGCGGTGGTGATGTTAGCTAATAGTGCGGTGGCTGCATTTTATTATTTCCGCTGGCTTGTGGCGATGTTTTTCAATAAGCCCTTGCAAACCCAAGGCTACGCTCAAAACGATATTTACACCCAAAACGCTACCATGCCCATTTATGCGGTCATCATCGCTATGGCGTTAGCGTGCCTATTTTCTGTTTTTATGATGCGAGGGCTTTTAGAGTTTGTGGTTTAA
- the nuoL gene encoding NADH-quinone oxidoreductase subunit L — protein MQYSSWLSVVLFLPLIGAVYAGLFGAKAKALHVGVFNSLCVLVSLIGALILFVQAWHHQSYEKYLFDWIVVGNFKAGFSLMLDNVNAVMIVVVTLVSFLVHVYSIGYMEHDEGFNRYFSYLSGFVFSMLVLVLSDNFLGLFIGWEGVGLCSYLLIGFWYHKESANNASIEAFVMNRITDLGMLMGIILIYWNFGTLQYKEVFSALNSTDYTMLFYISVFLFIGAMGKSAQFPMHTWLANAMEGPTPVSALIHAATMVTAGVYLVIRANPLYSAVFEVGYFIACLGAFVALFGASMALVNKDLKRIVAYSTLSQLGYMFVAAGLGAYAIALFHLFTHAFFKSLLFLGSGNVMHAMEDNLDITKMGALYKPMKVTAIFMIIGSVALCGIYPFAGYFSKDKILEAAFGMHHHILWFALLIGAIFTAFYSFRLIMLVFFAPKQHEINHPHEAKNFMLLSMLPLGILAVIAGFFEEPFFHFISQVIPSVGEYPVPLALLISVTTIVVLLSIAYAIFKYKNGITSKKEGGFLYKLLLNQYYIPQLYQGIAKIFSAIASFLHQVVELKIIDAIVDTIGRSVFVIGRVFRASQDGNLTSMLRFMAAGVLILLAFVAVFWR, from the coding sequence ATGCAGTATTCTTCTTGGCTGTCTGTGGTGTTGTTTTTGCCTTTAATCGGTGCGGTTTATGCAGGGTTGTTTGGGGCTAAAGCGAAAGCGTTGCATGTAGGTGTTTTCAATTCTTTGTGCGTGTTAGTCTCTTTAATTGGCGCACTGATCCTTTTTGTTCAAGCATGGCATCATCAAAGCTATGAAAAATATTTATTTGATTGGATCGTGGTGGGGAATTTTAAAGCGGGCTTTTCTCTCATGCTGGATAATGTCAATGCCGTCATGATCGTCGTGGTCACTTTAGTTTCTTTCTTAGTGCATGTGTATTCCATAGGTTACATGGAACATGATGAAGGGTTTAACCGCTATTTTTCTTATCTCAGCGGCTTTGTGTTTTCCATGCTGGTGTTGGTGTTGAGCGATAATTTCTTAGGGCTTTTCATTGGCTGGGAAGGGGTGGGGCTATGCTCTTACTTGCTCATTGGCTTTTGGTATCATAAAGAAAGCGCGAACAACGCCTCCATTGAAGCCTTTGTGATGAATCGGATCACGGATTTAGGCATGCTCATGGGGATTATTTTGATTTATTGGAATTTTGGCACGCTCCAATATAAGGAAGTCTTTAGCGCTCTTAATAGCACTGATTACACCATGCTCTTTTACATCAGCGTGTTTCTTTTCATTGGCGCTATGGGTAAGAGCGCTCAATTCCCTATGCACACATGGCTAGCCAACGCTATGGAAGGGCCTACCCCTGTATCTGCCTTAATCCATGCAGCCACGATGGTAACCGCTGGGGTGTATCTGGTCATTAGAGCCAACCCTTTGTATAGTGCGGTTTTTGAAGTGGGTTATTTTATCGCATGTTTAGGGGCGTTTGTGGCTCTTTTTGGAGCGAGCATGGCTTTAGTCAATAAAGACTTGAAGCGCATTGTGGCCTATTCCACGCTTTCTCAATTGGGTTATATGTTTGTAGCGGCCGGTCTTGGGGCTTATGCGATCGCGCTTTTCCACCTCTTTACGCATGCGTTTTTCAAATCGCTCCTTTTCTTAGGTTCAGGGAATGTGATGCATGCAATGGAAGACAATTTGGATATTACTAAAATGGGCGCTTTATACAAGCCTATGAAAGTTACGGCTATTTTTATGATTATAGGCTCAGTCGCCTTGTGCGGGATTTATCCTTTTGCTGGATACTTTTCTAAAGACAAAATTTTAGAAGCGGCTTTTGGGATGCACCACCACATTTTATGGTTTGCGCTTTTAATTGGGGCGATCTTTACCGCTTTTTATAGCTTTAGGTTAATCATGTTAGTATTCTTTGCCCCTAAACAACACGAAATCAACCACCCCCATGAGGCTAAAAATTTCATGCTTTTAAGCATGCTGCCTTTGGGGATTTTAGCGGTCATTGCCGGGTTTTTTGAAGAGCCGTTTTTCCATTTCATTTCTCAAGTGATCCCAAGCGTTGGAGAATATCCCGTCCCGCTCGCTCTTTTGATCAGCGTTACCACCATCGTGGTGTTATTGAGCATTGCTTATGCTATCTTTAAATATAAAAATGGTATCACTTCCAAAAAAGAGGGAGGCTTTTTATACAAGCTCTTACTCAACCAATACTATATCCCGCAACTTTATCAAGGGATTGCAAAAATTTTTAGCGCCATCGCTTCATTCTTGCACCAAGTCGTGGAGTTAAAAATCATTGATGCGATCGTGGATACCATAGGGAGAAGCGTTTTTGTTATAGGGCGTGTGTTTAGAGCCAGTCAAGATGGGAATTTAACCTCCATGCTGCGCTTCATGGCGGCTGGGGTTTTAATCTTATTAGCGTTTGTGGCTGTTTTTTGGAGATAA
- the nuoI gene encoding NADH-quinone oxidoreductase subunit NuoI, translating into MAKQEYKQLPKRAEIHSATEQFKDTIKTSLGLDLFKGLGLTIKEFFSPSVTIHYPMEQLPLSPRYRAVHNLQRLLDSGSERCIGCGLCEKICTSNCIRIITHKGEDNRKKIDSYTINLGRCIYCGLCAEVCPELAIVMGNRFENASTQRSQYGSKSEFLTSEQDAKDCSHAEFLGFGSVSPNYNERMQATPLDYVQEPSKEEAQEETPASPKANKGDENV; encoded by the coding sequence ATGGCCAAACAAGAATACAAGCAACTTCCTAAACGAGCCGAAATCCATAGTGCAACCGAGCAGTTTAAAGACACCATTAAAACAAGCTTGGGTTTGGATCTATTCAAAGGGCTAGGCCTTACGATCAAGGAATTTTTTAGCCCTAGCGTAACCATCCATTACCCTATGGAGCAACTCCCTTTAAGCCCACGCTATCGTGCAGTGCATAATCTGCAACGGCTTTTGGACTCAGGCTCTGAAAGGTGTATTGGTTGCGGGTTGTGCGAAAAGATTTGCACGAGCAATTGCATAAGGATCATCACGCATAAGGGCGAAGACAACCGCAAAAAGATCGATTCTTACACGATCAATTTGGGGCGTTGCATTTATTGCGGGTTGTGCGCGGAAGTTTGCCCTGAATTAGCGATCGTGATGGGGAATCGTTTTGAAAACGCCAGCACCCAACGCTCCCAATACGGATCTAAAAGCGAATTTTTAACGAGCGAACAAGACGCTAAAGATTGCTCGCATGCCGAATTTTTAGGTTTTGGCTCTGTAAGCCCTAATTATAACGAACGCATGCAAGCCACCCCTTTAGATTATGTCCAAGAGCCTTCAAAAGAAGAAGCACAAGAAGAAACTCCAGCAAGCCCAAAGGCCAATAAGGGAGATGAAAATGTTTGA
- a CDS encoding NADH-quinone oxidoreductase subunit J → MFETIAFYFFAILTLSMALVVITTTNILYAITALASSMVFISAFFFLLDAEFLGVVQITVYVGAVIVMYAFGMMFFNSAAEVVERKQSPKILCILSFGVALLLTLILSAPSIGENLSKQVNPNAIDAQIPNIKAIGYVLFTDYLIPFEAAALMLLVAMVGGIATGIQKIHGKSHAQFIKESL, encoded by the coding sequence ATGTTTGAAACCATTGCCTTTTATTTCTTTGCGATCCTTACTTTGAGCATGGCGTTAGTGGTGATCACGACCACGAATATCCTCTACGCCATTACTGCGCTCGCTAGCAGCATGGTTTTTATTTCCGCTTTTTTCTTTTTACTAGACGCTGAGTTTTTGGGCGTGGTGCAAATCACGGTGTATGTGGGCGCGGTCATTGTGATGTATGCTTTTGGCATGATGTTTTTCAACTCTGCTGCAGAAGTGGTTGAACGCAAACAAAGCCCTAAAATCTTATGCATCCTTTCGTTTGGAGTCGCGCTATTGCTCACTTTGATTTTAAGCGCACCCAGTATTGGCGAAAACCTTTCTAAACAAGTCAATCCTAACGCTATTGATGCGCAAATCCCTAACATTAAAGCGATTGGCTATGTGCTATTTACAGATTATCTCATCCCTTTTGAAGCGGCAGCTCTAATGCTTTTAGTCGCTATGGTTGGAGGCATTGCTACAGGGATTCAGAAAATCCATGGGAAAAGCCATGCACAATTTATAAAGGAATCTCTATGA
- a CDS encoding NADH-quinone oxidoreductase subunit M gives MQYLHAHLLSVVIFFPMLSAILAFFMSAQASRAYAIVIALIELLLVLLLWHGFDAQVTGMQFEEIKELVYQIGVNYHVGIDGITLFLLLLNAIVVLLSVIYVKEHRKDFAICLLLLEGILMGVFSSLNMIFFYAFWEISLLPVLYLIGRFGRNNKIYSGMKFFLYTFLASLCMLLGILYIGYYYASNYGMMSFDILDWYQLNFSSEVKTWLFLAFLIGIAVKIPLFPLHTWLPYAYSNAPTLGSVMLSALLSKMGTYALLRFLLPLFPDLSEIYLTPIAVLALCMIIYGGFLAYTQKDLKTLIAYSSLSHMGVVVLGIFAFNVEGISGAVFMMFAHGIIVMGLFLLAGILEDRASSLEIARFGSIAKSAPIFAAFFMIVLMANVGMPLSIGFVGEFLSLLGFFATYPLFAIIAGTSIILSAIYMLTSYKNVFFGNLKSGNNQISVFEDLNAREVGVLSVILALILALGIYPKILLKPIEQGSKQLLEIIEIRSLPFLGSLDTHGKEVSYVNR, from the coding sequence ATGCAGTATTTACATGCACATCTTTTAAGCGTGGTGATCTTTTTCCCCATGTTAAGCGCGATATTGGCGTTCTTTATGAGTGCTCAAGCGAGCAGGGCGTATGCGATTGTTATCGCTTTGATTGAATTGTTATTGGTTTTGTTGTTATGGCATGGGTTTGACGCTCAAGTTACCGGCATGCAGTTTGAAGAAATAAAGGAATTAGTCTATCAAATAGGCGTGAATTACCATGTGGGTATTGATGGCATCACGCTCTTTTTATTGCTCTTAAACGCTATTGTGGTGCTTTTATCCGTGATCTATGTCAAAGAGCATCGTAAGGACTTCGCCATTTGCCTTTTATTGTTAGAAGGGATCTTAATGGGCGTGTTTTCTTCTCTTAACATGATCTTTTTCTATGCTTTTTGGGAAATCTCGCTCTTGCCGGTGTTATACCTCATCGGTCGTTTTGGGCGCAATAACAAAATCTATTCCGGCATGAAGTTTTTTCTCTACACCTTTTTAGCGTCATTGTGCATGCTTTTAGGCATTTTATACATTGGGTATTACTACGCCAGCAATTACGGCATGATGAGTTTTGATATTTTAGATTGGTATCAATTAAACTTTTCTAGCGAGGTTAAAACCTGGCTCTTTTTGGCTTTCTTAATAGGGATTGCGGTTAAAATCCCGCTCTTCCCTTTACACACATGGTTGCCTTATGCGTATTCTAACGCTCCTACTTTAGGCTCTGTCATGCTTTCAGCCTTGCTTTCTAAAATGGGGACTTACGCTTTATTACGCTTCTTGCTCCCGCTTTTTCCTGATCTTTCAGAGATTTATTTAACCCCCATAGCCGTTTTAGCGCTGTGCATGATCATTTATGGAGGTTTTTTAGCTTACACTCAAAAAGATCTAAAAACCCTCATCGCTTATAGCTCGCTCTCGCACATGGGCGTGGTGGTGCTTGGGATTTTTGCTTTCAATGTTGAGGGGATTTCAGGAGCGGTGTTTATGATGTTTGCGCATGGCATTATCGTCATGGGATTATTCTTACTTGCCGGTATTTTAGAAGATCGCGCCAGCAGTTTAGAAATCGCTCGCTTTGGATCCATCGCTAAAAGTGCCCCTATTTTTGCAGCCTTTTTTATGATCGTTTTAATGGCGAATGTGGGCATGCCTTTAAGCATTGGTTTTGTAGGGGAGTTTTTAAGTTTGTTAGGGTTTTTTGCCACCTACCCTCTTTTCGCCATTATTGCCGGGACAAGCATCATTTTATCAGCGATTTACATGCTCACTTCGTATAAAAATGTGTTTTTTGGTAATCTCAAATCCGGGAACAATCAAATCAGCGTGTTTGAAGACTTGAACGCTCGTGAGGTAGGGGTTTTAAGCGTGATTTTAGCGTTGATTTTAGCCTTAGGGATTTACCCCAAAATCCTTTTAAAACCGATTGAGCAAGGCTCTAAACAGCTTTTAGAGATCATAGAAATCCGCTCGCTCCCTTTCTTAGGCTCATTGGACACTCATGGAAAAGAGGTTTCTTATGTTAATAGATAG
- a CDS encoding NADH-ubiquinone oxidoreductase subunit E family protein — translation MKRFDLRPLKAGIFERLEELIEKEMQPNEVAIFMFEVGDFSNIPKSAEFIQTKGHELLNSLRFNQADWTIVVRKKA, via the coding sequence ATGAAACGCTTTGATTTACGCCCCTTAAAAGCGGGTATTTTTGAACGCTTAGAAGAACTGATTGAAAAAGAAATGCAACCTAATGAAGTCGCTATTTTCATGTTTGAAGTGGGGGATTTTTCCAATATCCCTAAAAGCGCTGAATTTATCCAAACTAAAGGGCATGAGCTCCTCAATTCTTTGCGTTTCAATCAAGCGGATTGGACGATTGTCGTGAGAAAAAAGGCTTGA